A stretch of Desulfurivibrio alkaliphilus AHT 2 DNA encodes these proteins:
- the rpoB gene encoding DNA-directed RNA polymerase subunit beta, whose protein sequence is MQMTRRIRKNFAKTRAIVEKPHLIEMQSRSYEKFLQMETPPDQRLDEGLQGIFKSVFPIKDFKDACSLEFVNYTFGEPKYTVEECIQRGLTFEVPVKMTVRLVTYDTDPDSGAQSIRDIKEQSVYLGSIPLMTKAGVFVINGTERVIVSQLQRSPGLFYTHDGGKTHAGGKLLYSARIIPVRGSWVDLEFDAKDILYVRIDRRRKFPVTTLLKTLGYGSEDLLRYFYQIESVSIEEGKLKKGFDPETMVGQRLPHDLISPADGEVLARKGRKVGKALARKIADAGITGLEIEAADLVGKVTASPVVNPETGEIMIPVNTELSETMLEEISAAGVKNFDILLIDGIKVSDSFRKTLALDRVESREDALIEIYRRLRPSSPPTLEVAESFFNNLFFSPELYDLSVVGRFKLNARLGIDTDINIRTLTVEDIMLAVLHLVRLKDSQGPIDDIDHLGNRRVRTVGELVENQYRMGLVRMERAIKERMSLQEVESLMPHDLINPKPITAAIKEFFGTSQLSQFMDQTNPLSEVTHKRRLSALGPGGLSRERAGFEVRDVHPTHYGRICPVETPEGPNIGLIVSLASYARVNEYGFIETPYRKVENRKVSNQIEYMTALDEEDQVIAPARSETDGKGKLVDGPLIARQAGEVMISIADEVTYMDVSPNQLVSVGASLVPFLENDDANRALMGSNMQRQGVPLLRSEAPLVGTGLESAVAQDSGVCLLAGGDGVVEEVDANRIVVRYDEPGTDGFTTGIGIYRLEKYKKSNQNTCFTQRPLVEPGVRVKKGDILADGPACDHGELALAKNVTVAFMPWRGYNYEDSILVNERLLKNDTYTSFHIEVFETVARDTKLGKEEVTRDIPNVSEEALRNLDESGIVRVGAEIKAGDILVGKITPKGETQLSPEEKLLRAIFGEKAGDVKDTSLRVPPGVEGVVVDAKVFSRKGVEKDERSLAIEEAEIKALERDLEDELNLLARSVRNGLADLLVGKKVKNAVKNRKGEELLAKDKKITREVLEKLSPSEIKKLDYAGRDSLEGEINLLFDRHDSQVKMVRSRYEARIARLQKGDDLPPGVIRMVKVYLAIKRKLAVGDKMAGRHGNKGVVSRILPEEDMPYFADGTAVDIVLNPLGVPSRMNVGQLLEIHLGLAAKKLGEQVQRLAQTRDLAAVKKKLAAVYSKEEYEQLLADLTDDDLLELASRMGKGLHMATPVFDGAQEEEIRRLLVEAGLDEIGQLDLYDGLTGEKFDNQVTVGSMYMLKLHHLVDDKIHARSTGPYSLVTQQPLGGKAQFGGQRLGEMEVWAMEAYGAAYTLQEFLTVKSDDVGGRTKMYERIVKGNNFLEAGLPESFHVLVKELQGLCLDMELLDELPPVRENEKEQ, encoded by the coding sequence ATGCAGATGACCAGACGAATCCGCAAGAACTTTGCCAAAACCAGGGCGATAGTTGAGAAACCGCATCTTATCGAGATGCAGAGCCGTTCCTACGAAAAGTTTCTGCAGATGGAAACTCCTCCGGACCAGCGCCTTGATGAAGGGCTGCAGGGGATCTTCAAGAGTGTGTTCCCCATCAAGGACTTCAAGGATGCCTGTTCCCTGGAATTTGTCAACTACACTTTTGGTGAGCCCAAGTACACCGTTGAGGAGTGTATCCAGCGGGGGCTGACCTTCGAAGTGCCGGTCAAGATGACGGTACGTCTGGTCACCTATGACACCGATCCTGACAGCGGGGCCCAGAGCATCCGTGATATTAAGGAGCAGTCGGTTTACCTGGGCAGTATTCCGCTGATGACCAAGGCCGGGGTGTTTGTAATCAACGGCACCGAGCGGGTTATTGTCAGCCAGCTGCAGCGCTCGCCGGGCCTTTTCTATACCCATGACGGGGGCAAGACCCATGCCGGCGGCAAGCTGTTGTACTCCGCCCGTATTATCCCGGTGCGCGGCTCCTGGGTGGACCTGGAGTTTGACGCCAAAGATATTCTTTATGTCCGTATCGACCGCCGCCGCAAGTTCCCGGTCACCACTCTGCTCAAGACCTTAGGCTACGGCAGCGAAGATCTGCTGCGCTATTTCTACCAGATCGAATCGGTCAGTATTGAAGAAGGCAAGCTGAAAAAGGGCTTTGACCCTGAAACCATGGTGGGCCAGCGTCTGCCCCACGACCTGATCAGCCCCGCCGATGGCGAAGTGCTGGCTCGCAAGGGCCGCAAGGTGGGTAAGGCTTTGGCGCGCAAGATTGCCGATGCCGGGATTACCGGCCTGGAGATTGAGGCCGCCGACCTGGTGGGCAAGGTTACCGCCAGCCCGGTGGTTAACCCCGAGACCGGCGAGATCATGATCCCGGTTAATACCGAACTCAGCGAAACCATGCTGGAGGAAATTAGTGCCGCCGGGGTTAAAAACTTTGATATTTTGCTGATCGACGGCATCAAGGTCAGCGACTCGTTCCGCAAAACCCTGGCCCTGGACCGGGTGGAGAGCCGGGAAGACGCGTTGATCGAAATTTATCGCCGCTTGCGCCCCAGCAGCCCGCCGACCCTGGAAGTGGCGGAAAGCTTTTTTAACAATCTCTTTTTCAGCCCGGAACTTTACGATCTCTCGGTGGTGGGGCGCTTCAAATTGAATGCCCGCCTGGGGATCGATACCGATATCAATATTCGTACCCTGACCGTGGAGGATATCATGCTGGCGGTGCTGCACCTGGTGCGGCTCAAGGACAGCCAGGGCCCCATCGATGATATCGATCATCTGGGCAACCGTCGGGTGCGTACGGTGGGCGAACTGGTGGAAAACCAGTACCGCATGGGGCTGGTGCGCATGGAGCGGGCCATCAAGGAGCGGATGAGCCTCCAGGAGGTGGAAAGCCTGATGCCCCACGACCTGATCAACCCCAAGCCGATTACCGCGGCGATCAAGGAGTTTTTCGGGACCAGCCAGCTCTCCCAGTTCATGGATCAGACCAACCCCCTGTCGGAAGTCACCCACAAGCGGCGCTTGAGTGCCCTGGGACCCGGTGGTCTTTCCCGGGAGCGGGCCGGCTTCGAGGTGCGCGATGTGCATCCCACCCATTATGGTCGGATCTGCCCGGTTGAGACCCCGGAAGGCCCCAACATCGGCCTGATCGTCTCGTTGGCCTCTTATGCCCGGGTCAATGAGTACGGTTTCATTGAAACCCCTTACCGCAAGGTGGAAAACCGCAAGGTCAGCAACCAGATCGAATACATGACCGCGCTTGACGAGGAAGATCAGGTCATCGCCCCGGCTCGCAGCGAGACCGACGGCAAGGGTAAGCTGGTTGACGGGCCGCTGATTGCCCGCCAGGCCGGCGAGGTAATGATCAGCATCGCCGACGAAGTAACCTACATGGACGTCTCTCCCAATCAGCTGGTGAGCGTTGGGGCCTCGCTGGTTCCTTTCCTGGAAAACGACGACGCCAACCGGGCCCTGATGGGTTCCAACATGCAACGCCAGGGTGTGCCCTTGTTGCGTTCCGAGGCTCCCCTGGTGGGAACCGGGCTGGAAAGCGCGGTGGCCCAGGACTCCGGGGTTTGTCTGCTGGCCGGCGGCGACGGGGTGGTGGAAGAGGTGGACGCCAACCGCATCGTGGTCCGCTACGATGAGCCGGGCACCGATGGTTTTACCACCGGCATCGGCATCTATCGGCTGGAAAAGTACAAGAAGTCCAACCAGAATACCTGCTTTACCCAGCGGCCGCTGGTGGAGCCCGGTGTGCGGGTGAAAAAGGGTGATATCCTGGCCGACGGTCCGGCCTGCGATCATGGTGAGCTGGCCCTGGCCAAGAATGTCACCGTGGCCTTCATGCCCTGGCGCGGCTATAACTACGAAGACTCTATTCTGGTTAACGAACGGCTGCTGAAAAATGACACCTATACCTCTTTCCATATCGAAGTTTTTGAAACCGTGGCCCGGGATACCAAGCTGGGCAAGGAAGAGGTGACCCGGGATATTCCCAACGTCAGCGAGGAGGCCCTGCGCAACCTCGATGAATCGGGGATCGTGCGGGTCGGGGCGGAGATCAAGGCCGGCGATATCCTGGTGGGCAAGATCACCCCCAAGGGGGAAACCCAGCTGTCGCCGGAAGAGAAACTGCTGCGGGCCATTTTCGGCGAAAAGGCCGGCGATGTAAAAGATACCTCGTTGCGCGTACCCCCCGGCGTCGAAGGGGTGGTGGTGGATGCCAAGGTATTCTCCCGTAAAGGGGTGGAGAAGGATGAACGCAGCTTGGCCATTGAAGAGGCCGAGATCAAGGCGCTGGAGCGCGACCTTGAGGATGAACTCAACCTGCTGGCCCGGAGTGTACGCAACGGCCTGGCCGACCTGCTGGTGGGCAAGAAGGTCAAAAATGCGGTGAAGAATCGCAAGGGCGAAGAGCTGCTGGCCAAAGACAAAAAAATCACCCGGGAAGTGCTGGAGAAACTGAGCCCGTCGGAAATCAAGAAACTTGACTACGCCGGCCGGGACAGCCTGGAAGGGGAAATCAACCTCCTTTTCGATCGTCACGACAGCCAGGTGAAGATGGTCCGCAGCCGTTACGAGGCCCGTATTGCCCGGCTGCAGAAGGGTGATGATCTGCCCCCCGGGGTGATCAGGATGGTCAAGGTTTACTTGGCCATCAAGCGCAAACTGGCGGTGGGCGACAAGATGGCTGGTCGCCACGGCAACAAAGGTGTGGTCTCGCGGATTTTACCGGAAGAGGACATGCCCTACTTTGCCGACGGCACGGCGGTTGACATCGTGCTCAACCCGCTGGGCGTGCCTTCGCGGATGAACGTGGGACAGTTGCTGGAGATTCACCTGGGGCTGGCCGCCAAGAAACTCGGTGAGCAGGTCCAGCGCCTGGCCCAGACCCGTGATCTTGCGGCGGTCAAGAAGAAGCTGGCGGCGGTGTACAGCAAAGAGGAATATGAGCAACTGCTGGCCGACCTGACTGATGATGATCTGCTGGAACTGGCCTCCCGCATGGGCAAAGGGCTGCATATGGCCACCCCGGTGTTCGACGGGGCCCAGGAGGAAGAGATCCGGCGTCTGCTGGTGGAGGCGGGCCTGGACGAGATCGGCCAGCTCGATCTTTACGACGGCCTGACCGGCGAGAAGTTCGACAACCAGGTCACCGTCGGGTCCATGTATATGTTGAAGCTGCACCATCTGGTGGACGACAAAATCCACGCTCGCTCCACCGGTCCCTACTCGCTGGTCACTCAGCAGCCCCTGGGCGGTAAGGCCCAGTTCGGCGGCCAGCGGCTGGGTGAGATGGAAGTCTGGGCCATGGAGGCCTACGGGGCGGCTTACACCCTGCAGGAGTTCCTCACCGTCAAGTCCGACGACGTGGGTGGCCGGACCAAGATGTATGAGCGCATCGTCAAAGGCAACAACTTCCTGGAGGCGGGATTGCCCGAATCCTTCCACGTACTGGTCAAGGAACTGCAGGGGCTCTGCCTGGACATGGAGTTGCTGGATGAGCTGCCGCCGGTCCGAGAAAACGAAAAAGAGCAGTAA
- the rpoC gene encoding DNA-directed RNA polymerase subunit beta', which produces MEELFSFFAKPKSPTKFKAVRIATASPEKIRDWSHGEVKKPETINYRTFKPERDGLFCAKIFGPVKDYECNCGKYKRMKHRGVVCEKCGVEVIQSKVRRERMGHIQLAAPVAHIWFLKSLPSKIGNLLDMTLKELEKVLYFDSYVVISSTEPTITPGSLLSEEDYRQARETFPDKFKVGIGAAAVREMLAAIDLAELSNQLRTEMRETGSEAKRKKLAKRLNVTEAFLESGNRPEWMILEVIPVLPPDLRPLVPLEGGRFATSDLNDLYRRVINRNNRLKRLLELDAPEIIIRNEKRMLQEAVDVLFDNGRRGKVITGPNKRPLKSLSDMLKGKQGRFRQNLLGKRVDYSGRSVIVVGPHLRLHQCGLPKKMALELFKPFIYNRLEAKGLVTTIKSARKMVEKGTKEVWDVLDEVVSEYPVILNRAPTLHRLGMQAFEPILVEGKAIQLHPLVCTAFNADFDGDQMAVHVPLTVEAQMEARVLMMSTNNILSPANGEPIIIPSQDIVLGLYYLTRERFFAKGEGKCFSSPAEVSLANDFGEVHLQARVKVRVNGELVDTTPGRILVGELLPAGLPFSLVNQNLGKKQLAKIIDYSYRHAGTKATVILADRLKDMGYEYSTRAAISICLNDMKIPVSKDELLEKAEAQVLDVDQQYRDGLITPGEKYNKVVDIWSRTTDQVANDMMDEMKIDYLRDKDKKLVEQPSFNSIFIMADSGARGSRDQIKQLAGMRGLMAKPSGEIIETPIKANFREGLSVLEYFTSTHGARKGLADTALKTANSGYLTRRLVDVAQDATIVERDCGTLDGIIIEALVEGGEVIQPVGDRILGRVALDDIVDPFSGDTIVEANGEITEDKVALIDEAGIDRVQIRSVLTCKSQRGVCSLCYGRDLGRGHMVNIGEAVGIIAAQSIGEPGTQLTMRTFHIGGTASRAAEQAEVRSRHGGKVQFINMHTVRNVAGHLVVMTRNGEVAIIGPQGRERERYHINYGANLYVDEGTEVAPDTQIAEWDPYTIPVVSEIGGRVKFGDIIEGVTMQERVDPVTGKASLVITQSRAGQHNPRITLKDEQNKTAKLPKTGTPARYSLPVGTIIVVKEDDEVQPGTIMGKIPRETTKTKDITGGLPRVAELFEVRKPKEYAVISEIDGQVSYGKDLKGKKRVVVTPEVGEPKEYLIPKGKHVIVHEGDYVKAGEPLMDGSPDPNDILRVMGVKELAKFLVNEVQEVYRLQGVKINDKHIEVIVRQMLRRVHITSVGDSTFMLGEHVEWWRFNQDNEKLLTEGARPATAEPVLLGVTKASLSTDSFISAASFQETTKVLTNAAMAGKVDLLNGLKENVIMGRLIPAGTGVERYAIEE; this is translated from the coding sequence GTGGAAGAACTTTTCAGCTTTTTCGCCAAACCGAAATCACCGACCAAATTCAAGGCTGTCCGCATCGCCACCGCCAGCCCGGAGAAGATCCGGGACTGGTCCCACGGCGAGGTCAAAAAGCCGGAAACCATCAACTACCGGACCTTCAAGCCCGAGCGTGACGGGCTGTTCTGCGCCAAAATATTTGGCCCGGTCAAGGATTACGAGTGCAACTGCGGCAAGTACAAGCGGATGAAACACCGCGGTGTGGTCTGCGAAAAGTGCGGGGTGGAGGTTATCCAGTCCAAGGTGCGCCGCGAGCGGATGGGGCATATCCAGCTGGCGGCCCCGGTGGCCCACATCTGGTTCTTAAAAAGCCTGCCCAGCAAAATCGGCAACCTGCTGGATATGACCTTAAAGGAGCTGGAAAAGGTTCTATACTTTGACTCCTACGTGGTCATCAGTTCCACCGAACCCACCATCACCCCCGGCAGCCTGCTCAGCGAAGAAGATTACCGCCAGGCCCGGGAGACCTTCCCGGACAAGTTCAAGGTGGGCATCGGGGCTGCGGCGGTGCGGGAGATGCTGGCGGCCATCGACCTGGCCGAGTTGTCCAATCAGTTGCGGACCGAGATGCGGGAAACCGGTTCCGAGGCCAAGCGGAAGAAGCTGGCCAAACGCCTTAACGTCACCGAGGCCTTCCTGGAGTCCGGCAACCGGCCGGAGTGGATGATTCTCGAGGTGATCCCGGTACTGCCGCCCGATCTCCGGCCCCTGGTGCCCCTGGAAGGGGGGCGTTTTGCCACCTCCGATCTCAACGATCTTTACCGCCGGGTGATCAACCGCAACAATCGCCTGAAGCGCTTGCTGGAGCTGGATGCGCCGGAGATTATCATCCGCAACGAAAAACGGATGCTTCAGGAGGCGGTGGATGTGCTCTTTGACAACGGCAGGCGGGGCAAGGTGATCACCGGCCCCAACAAGCGGCCGTTGAAATCGCTCTCCGACATGCTCAAGGGCAAACAGGGCCGCTTTCGCCAGAACCTGCTGGGTAAACGGGTGGATTATTCCGGCCGGAGCGTTATCGTGGTCGGTCCGCACCTGCGCCTGCACCAGTGCGGCCTGCCCAAGAAGATGGCCCTGGAGCTCTTCAAACCCTTTATCTACAACCGCCTGGAGGCCAAGGGGCTGGTTACCACCATTAAAAGCGCCCGCAAGATGGTGGAAAAGGGCACCAAAGAGGTCTGGGACGTACTGGATGAGGTGGTCAGCGAATACCCGGTGATTCTCAACCGGGCGCCCACCCTGCACCGTCTGGGGATGCAGGCCTTTGAGCCGATCCTGGTGGAGGGCAAGGCCATTCAACTCCATCCTCTGGTCTGTACCGCCTTCAACGCCGACTTCGACGGCGACCAGATGGCGGTGCATGTGCCCCTGACCGTGGAGGCGCAGATGGAGGCCCGGGTGTTGATGATGTCCACCAACAACATCCTCTCGCCGGCCAACGGTGAGCCCATCATTATTCCCTCCCAGGATATTGTGCTGGGGCTTTACTATCTCACCCGGGAGCGTTTTTTCGCCAAAGGTGAAGGTAAATGCTTCAGCTCGCCGGCGGAGGTCAGTCTGGCTAACGACTTCGGCGAGGTGCACCTGCAGGCCCGGGTCAAGGTGCGGGTCAACGGGGAGCTGGTTGATACCACGCCCGGCCGCATTCTGGTGGGTGAGCTGCTGCCCGCCGGGCTGCCCTTTTCTCTGGTCAACCAGAACCTGGGCAAGAAGCAGCTGGCCAAAATCATCGACTACTCTTATCGCCACGCCGGCACCAAGGCCACGGTAATTTTGGCCGACCGGCTCAAAGACATGGGTTATGAGTACTCCACCCGGGCGGCGATCTCGATTTGCCTCAACGACATGAAGATCCCGGTGAGCAAGGACGAGCTGCTGGAAAAGGCCGAAGCCCAGGTGCTGGACGTCGACCAGCAGTACCGCGACGGTCTCATTACCCCCGGCGAAAAGTACAACAAGGTAGTAGATATCTGGTCCCGGACCACCGACCAGGTGGCCAACGACATGATGGACGAGATGAAGATCGACTACCTGCGGGACAAAGACAAAAAACTGGTGGAGCAGCCCAGCTTCAACTCCATCTTCATCATGGCCGACTCCGGCGCCCGGGGCAGCCGCGACCAGATCAAACAGTTGGCCGGCATGCGGGGCCTGATGGCCAAGCCTTCCGGCGAGATCATCGAAACCCCCATCAAGGCCAACTTCCGGGAAGGCTTGAGCGTGCTGGAGTACTTTACCTCCACCCACGGCGCCCGCAAGGGTCTGGCCGACACCGCCCTGAAAACCGCCAACTCGGGGTATCTTACCCGCCGCCTGGTGGATGTCGCCCAAGATGCCACCATTGTCGAGCGTGACTGCGGCACCCTGGACGGTATCATCATCGAGGCCCTGGTGGAGGGCGGCGAGGTGATTCAGCCGGTGGGCGATCGCATCCTGGGCCGGGTGGCCTTGGACGATATTGTCGATCCCTTCAGCGGCGACACCATCGTCGAGGCCAACGGCGAAATCACCGAAGATAAGGTGGCCTTGATCGATGAGGCCGGCATCGACCGGGTACAGATCCGCTCGGTGCTGACCTGCAAGTCCCAGCGTGGCGTCTGCAGCCTCTGCTACGGCCGTGATCTGGGCCGCGGCCATATGGTCAATATCGGGGAGGCGGTGGGAATCATTGCCGCCCAGTCCATTGGCGAGCCGGGTACCCAGTTGACCATGCGGACCTTCCATATCGGTGGTACCGCCAGCCGGGCCGCCGAGCAGGCCGAGGTGCGCAGCCGCCACGGCGGTAAGGTGCAGTTCATCAATATGCATACGGTGCGCAACGTCGCCGGGCATCTGGTGGTCATGACCCGCAACGGTGAAGTGGCAATCATCGGCCCCCAGGGCCGGGAGCGGGAGCGCTACCATATCAACTACGGCGCCAATCTTTACGTGGATGAAGGTACGGAAGTGGCACCCGATACCCAGATTGCCGAATGGGATCCCTACACCATTCCGGTGGTCAGCGAGATCGGTGGCCGGGTCAAGTTCGGTGACATCATCGAAGGTGTGACCATGCAGGAACGGGTGGACCCGGTTACCGGTAAGGCCAGCCTGGTGATTACCCAGTCCCGGGCCGGCCAGCATAACCCCCGGATTACCTTGAAGGATGAGCAGAATAAAACCGCCAAGCTACCCAAGACCGGGACCCCCGCCCGCTATTCCCTGCCGGTGGGTACCATCATCGTGGTTAAGGAAGATGATGAGGTGCAACCCGGTACCATCATGGGTAAAATTCCCCGGGAAACCACCAAAACCAAGGACATCACCGGTGGTCTGCCCCGGGTGGCCGAGCTTTTTGAGGTGCGCAAGCCCAAGGAGTACGCGGTCATCAGCGAGATCGACGGCCAGGTCAGCTACGGCAAGGATCTGAAGGGCAAAAAACGGGTGGTCGTCACCCCGGAAGTGGGTGAGCCCAAGGAGTACCTGATCCCCAAAGGCAAGCACGTCATCGTCCACGAGGGTGATTACGTCAAGGCCGGTGAACCGCTGATGGACGGCTCCCCCGATCCCAACGACATCCTCCGGGTGATGGGGGTCAAGGAACTGGCCAAGTTCCTGGTCAACGAGGTCCAGGAGGTTTATCGTCTGCAGGGGGTTAAGATCAACGATAAGCACATCGAGGTTATCGTCCGCCAGATGTTGCGGCGGGTACATATAACCAGCGTGGGAGACTCCACCTTTATGCTCGGCGAACATGTTGAGTGGTGGCGTTTTAACCAGGATAACGAAAAACTGCTGACCGAAGGCGCCCGCCCGGCCACGGCCGAGCCGGTTCTGCTGGGAGTCACCAAGGCATCCCTGTCCACCGACAGCTTTATCTCGGCGGCCTCGTTCCAGGAGACCACCAAGGTATTGACCAATGCGGCCATGGCCGGCAAGGTCGATCTCCTTAACGGCTTGAAGGAGAACGTTATCATGGGCCGCCTTATCCCGGCCGGGACCGGCGTCGAGCGCTACGCCATCGAAGAGTAA
- the rpsL gene encoding 30S ribosomal protein S12: MPTINQLVRQGRKKRVKKTNTPAMKACPQKRGVCVRVYTTTPKKPNSALRKVARVRLTNGIEVTSYIPGIGHNLQEHSVVLIRGGRVKDLPGVRYHVVRGTLDTLGVANRKQGRSKYGAKRPK, from the coding sequence ATGCCTACAATTAATCAGCTGGTCCGCCAGGGCCGGAAGAAAAGGGTCAAAAAGACCAACACCCCGGCCATGAAGGCTTGCCCCCAGAAGCGTGGGGTTTGTGTGCGGGTATATACCACCACTCCCAAAAAGCCCAACTCGGCTTTGCGTAAAGTGGCCAGGGTGCGGTTGACCAACGGGATTGAGGTTACCTCCTACATTCCCGGTATCGGCCACAACCTGCAGGAGCACTCGGTGGTGCTGATTCGCGGCGGCCGGGTCAAAGACCTTCCCGGCGTTCGCTATCATGTTGTGCGCGGCACCCTGGATACCCTCGGGGTTGCCAACCGCAAGCAGGGTCGTTCCAAGTACGGCGCCAAGCGGCCCAAGTGA
- the rplL gene encoding 50S ribosomal protein L7/L12, with translation MAVTKEDVVEFISNMSVLELSELIKELEEKFGVSAAAPVAVAAGPAAAGGDAGAAAEEKTEFDVILASAGDKKIGVIKEVRAITSLGLKEAKELVEGAPKPIKEGVTKEEAEEIKKKIEEAGGTVEIK, from the coding sequence ATGGCTGTAACCAAGGAAGATGTTGTTGAGTTTATCTCCAATATGAGCGTGCTCGAACTGTCCGAGCTGATCAAGGAACTGGAAGAGAAGTTCGGCGTTTCCGCCGCCGCCCCGGTGGCGGTAGCTGCCGGTCCGGCTGCTGCTGGTGGTGATGCCGGTGCCGCCGCTGAAGAAAAGACCGAATTTGACGTTATCCTGGCCTCTGCCGGTGACAAAAAGATCGGGGTGATCAAGGAAGTTCGCGCCATCACCTCTCTTGGTCTTAAAGAAGCCAAGGAACTGGTTGAAGGTGCCCCCAAGCCGATCAAGGAAGGGGTAACCAAGGAAGAAGCCGAAGAGATCAAGAAAAAGATCGAGGAAGCCGGCGGCACGGTGGAAATCAAATAA